In Lolium rigidum isolate FL_2022 chromosome 3, APGP_CSIRO_Lrig_0.1, whole genome shotgun sequence, the genomic window ATGTAGAATCCAAGGAAGCGGTCGCTGAGAAGCATCTGGACCTTCTCGTAGTGAGTTGGGAGATAACCATGTGGGTTGCTCCCGTTGTCCTTGTTGCTACGGCCCCACTCATAACCGCTTGGTGTCAATTTGTATGCGGTCAAAGAGCACGATCCTGGGGTGAAGCTGCACGTCAAAATGATGCACTTCTCACCATCCCACTGCTTGTTGTTCTCCAAAATCTTTGCATGTGATGTCAAATCCTGAAGGACAAAGCAGAATGCACAGTTCAGTACTTAAGAGACTGGATTTTGAGCAGCCCATTGCCACGGCGGCTCTAATCTGGACAGCCAGTTCTTTGCAACATGGTCTGTTCAACCGCAGGCCATATGGCAGCTAAGGTGATTCTGTTTCAAAACTTTCGTATATCTTTTCAAAACAAGAACACAAATCAGGTGATGCAATCGCTCCAAGCCAAGTAAACAAAAAAGGTACCCTCTTAACACATATGCAAAGCCAACCAACCTACTGACGCTACTGCACCTATTAAAATACAAGGACGTATATGCTCATCTAAACTACCCAAATCTCTAGAACCACTCAACCTACTGATGAGCAACTACTACCTCAGTTCTTATTTAATCGACGCACGCCATCACGTGAAACGTACATTGGTATGCACtgctccgcgtcgattaaaacggtacggagggagtagttgctaTTTCTGCTCTCCTTCTAGAGAACACGCAAAAAAGCTAGAATGCACGAGAAAGAACAGGGCACAATTAAGTAGAGACTGGGTCGTAGGCAAAAAAGGCTCTCTGCCACATAAACGTATAAAAAACAGAACCACAATTCAGCAGTTCAGCACTGAAACTGACCACAGGCCACACTATTATAAAAGGTGCAAGAGGTAAAACAACCAACAGTAATATATTTATATGTACCGTGCAGTACGAGTTGAAAAGGTGTATTGTACTTTGTATAACAAAGCATTTTATGTCTAAAATTAAATATGCGTGCTTTACCTGACTAGTGCCATCTCATTAATTAAGAAATCAAATGTCACAGGAGAGACAATTAGCTGATGGAAAGAAGCTGATATTTAGCTACTTTGTTCTGGATAAGGATCACGTGGTTGGATTACAAGGCAGAAATGGTAGGAGACAAACCTGAGGTGATAGCTGAGGAGCTTCATTTGGCTGGGTATGCATCCATCCCAATGGCTCCAAGTCAGCAAGGAACTCATGCTCCGGAAGATTCGCTGGCAGAGTCACCATCTGGTGAGTTCCATGCTGCGGGGGAATGGATATGCATCTGATCTCCTTGACTTGGGGATTATCCTGTGGACTCAGCCCATACAGGAAACCCGCAACCTGTGTCCGTAGATCTGCTATGCATATGAACTTCTTCAATATGTTCTTTGGCATGATGTAAGTATAGCCAGTCTCCTGTACAGAATGCATGCAGTCAGTAACCATTCAGCAGTTCTTATTTGGTAAAGAGTAAAAGGAATTGTAGTGATGACCTTTATATCATCTGAGTTAACATAGATGTGGTTGACACGGAGATACAAGTTTGTAGCGGAGATGGCCCTGACACGCCAATCTGTCTTTGATGCAAATGCTGCTTGCTCATACGGACTAGTTGTCGTGATGATGAGCTCGTCTCCATGCACATTAGTTGTCCTTGTTGTAACTGCAGTTAACTGTGTTGTCTCTCGGGACTGCAAATCGAATTAAATGCAAGTGAGAAGATGTGACAAGATTAGATATGCAGAGAAAACACAAATGCTAGTACTGTATTATAAAAGTCTTACCTGTTTCTCAATCTCAGCTATTTGTTGTCTCTGCTGTGACGGTGGAGCTATTTCAGCACCAAGTATTATGTCACGAATCTCAGATTGTGTAAGCGCAGAAGTATTAACGTTGTTTTTCTTTGCATAATCAGAAAGAATGAGATCCCTGAGCGCACATTCAACCTTCAGCCACTGTTCATCAGTCAAAGTTGGCCAGATATGATGTGCTTCCGTAACAATTGTCTTGTCTGGCTTCAGCAGCATCTTAGCCTTCTCATTGTTCACATGTAGTGCTCGTAATATAAGCACAAGACGAGAAAATGCAGTGTAGGATGAGATACTTTTCAACCAATCATCATATATGTTATAAAGAACCATCTGGGGTTCTGTAGCCTTGAGAATAAGATCACCAAACTTCTCAATCTTCAAGCAAGCTTGGAATGGCAGCTGCAACTCACTGCCCTTGATAACTATGTTAGGAAAGTCAAGAAGATGGACTTCCAATGGATCCAACATACCCTTCCGTGTCACAATAATTTGCTTTGGCTGTTCTTCTACAGGAAGAGAACGAACTAATGCGGCAACCTCCTCAGCTGTTTTCCACTTGGCCAGCTGTCCAAGACGCTTTTGTCCCGCCCATACACTAGTGTGGATGACCTACAGATTTATATGCATGTTCATTGAAGTCTTTCCATTTGTGATACTGCAGTGATGCTATAGTTACAAGAAAACTAGAGATAAAAGAGACAAGAAAGGAACAAACCTTAAGAAATAGTTGACCAGTTCTTGGATTGAAAATAAAGATAGCACCATTGATTGGTTTGGTGGTCAGGTTACCCTCGAAGGTTTTATGAATGGTAACTCGATAGACATTTGTGTCATCCACAAACCATATGATTTGATTGCTAAATATCTCTCCATAATTCTGTGAGGACAGATATGGCTCAGTGGGTTCAGACGAATACAACTGAAGACCCTTCCTTATTCTCTCCCTCAGCACGTACAGGGCAGGATTTGACTGTCAAAAAAATCAAGAGCACAATTTAAACTCGGCAAAATTCCATAGCGTTAGTTAAACTGGATATATCTACAATAACGATATACCAACTagagctactccctccgattcatattacttgccactagtatagatgtacctagaactaaaatatgtctagatacatatatattaGTGGCGACTAATATGGATCAGAGGAAGTAGATTTGTTACAATCAATGTGATTATTACCTTCATGATTTTATTCATTGCTTGTTGGAGCAGGGGCTTCGACCCAGGGAACCAGTTGCCAAAAGCAGAGTGCAAATTATATGCTAGATCAAGTCCAATCATCACCCCTGCAATAAATATTAATCAACATTAACTATAGACGTTCAGACAAGACAATAATCTGGAAGTTCATGGAAACTCAAAATCATACCAGTTGGAGAAGGGTAGATGGACATATTATCTGTTGTGTAGTCCATAAACTTGGCCCTTGTGTAGCGTTCTATGTCATGTGAATCATAGTCCCCCCATCGTAGTTGCACATCAATCCAATATTTGTTACTTGCTTTCTGATCAAAGACATCCTTTGactcagaaactaagcttggtttGGACATCTGCCACCTATGTGCAGCAAAAAGGAGGACATCTGCACAGGAACTGTTCATCTTGTAACTCTTTCTGGGATGTATGGTCTCTTTCTGCACCGTCTCAATCTCCAACGCATCCAGCTCCTGATCCAGAACTTGGCAAAGATCCATAACAACACTTTCATGGATCTTCTGCCAAAGATGTGCACGGAATATCTGGATCAGAGAGATCTTCAGTGTCGGAATTTTACCATGCATGAAGATCCCTGTCAGGTCTAGCTGGACCTGGAAACCAACATATACGTTTGCACGATTAATGGTTGGTGACCACCAAAGTGTAAACCTTCTATTCGGGATTTGATTAAGCCCAGAACGCTGTGCATTTGTCAGCTTTTTGTACTTCATTGATTCCTCAAAACCTGATGCCTTCTCCCAAAACAGACCCTCCCAAGTAGGGAAATATGTTCCTTTAAATAAGGTATGTTCTAGGATGCCTTCTACACCACCAAGTGCTTGGATGACATCCGTTCGgtagttatttaggttccatagcTTTCCATCATGTCGCTGATGCGTCCACCAGAATGGATTCTGTTTCAGCACTTGATACTGCTTAAAGTCTGTTCTCACCCTCCATCCTTTGTCATATGCCAAAGTGTGGCGGTCTTTTTGGAATAGAGTATTGATACGAGGTATACCTCTATCCCAAGAATCTTCCAAATCCTCAAGTGTTAAGCGCCTGTTCTGCGATTGTGCTTCCTGCCTCTTCAAAGCATACTCAGCCCAAACACGCTGTGAATCAATGAACTCACTCTCCCATGGTTGAATGTAGCGATACAAGTTAGGGATAAGTTGGTCCTCTTCATGGCTCATACCACTTCGAAAATGTGTCACGCCTACATCTGTCTGTTTGCTATACCTGAGGTCGCTCTGTGGTATCAAAATGTGACCCATCGACAACATACCCAGACCTCCAATTTCCTTGGGTGTATAAAAGATAACTGGTGGAAACCTGCTAGGCATCTTTGAGTTCAGGCCAATCTTTATGCGAGTCTGGATCTTGTTTTCACATTTTACAAGCAAATCCAATAGTTCTTGTGTATGAACAGTTGCTTCACGGAAGTATGTCATGAGGCCAATGAGAGCAGTGTTCCACTTGTTGACTATCTTGGTAAATGTTGTTGACCCTGATGACATAAGGATTTGCCTGACACGGTTCTCGAACACTTTCATGTGTTCATCATCAACCCTCAAAAATGCAATAGCTGTCCTTTCTTTTGTCTGCTCATTCTGCAGATTCCATACTCCATCTTTTGTGTTGCTGAATGCCTCCTGAGTCATACGTATCTTGGGCAGTATACGGACCTCAAACCCGGACATGCTAAAGAGCAGATTTGGGTTATCCTTGCTGTACACAGAAACAAAGCTATTCTCCCACTCTAATGTCGTGATACTCCTTGGGAGGCGGTTCTTCATATCCCAAAATACACTTCTTCCAAGATTTACATCATGCTTCATGAGCCTCATTCTTGCATCTCTAGGCCAACATTTCTTGTTATTGTAACCAACCATGTTCTCATTATTAGGATCAGGGTGCTCTGTCAAGTATCGCTGAATTAAATCCCTGGCTTCTTCATGAGTGAACCGGAACATTATATGCACCTTGTCAATATATCGAGAATACAGCCTGATGGGATGCCTTGTCTCAACTTTAGTGTCAGTATATGTAAGGAACTCATTTGGCATCTGAGGCGGACCTGCAATCTCACTAGCCCGTGTTAAACCAAGAAGCAGGAGATCCAGCACCAGCCCATAGTATTGCACAATAAAAGATGCAAACTGAAGACCTCGAATAAGACCATAAGAATTTGTGTGACTCATATCCTTGTAAGATAACACAATATTATTCTTCGCAGTGACATAATCAGCAATGTTATGGTCCAAGACCAAACGGAGAAGCCTATTCAACAAAGTCAGATCAATTTTGTCAAAGAACTTCTCAAATTTTGTCTGCAGCATCACAACACACTGCCCATCGCTTGTGTCCCATATATCCTGCAAATTGTTCATACCTTGGCACCATTTATAAACAAGTAGAGGAGGTGGTTCTGAATCAGCAGGCTTTACCCAATTTGGGAAGAGGTGACGTTTGTCCCCTTCATACCACAGGTACTGGTCAAGGTATGCATCAGTAATTTTCTCAAGAGGCTCAATTTCATATACAGGGATCAAGTAGCTATACAGATCCATAAATTCAATGCCAACTTCTTTAAAAGCACGCTGAGTAAGAAGATGCCGCTTTATCCTCGACAAAGCTTCATGTGGATTATCATATGCTTGTTCTATCAAACCCAGTTCCTCCCGTTGGAGTTGATTTAACCTTACTGCCACACTATAAGACTCCTTGAGCCTCTCCAGTGCCAGTATAAGAAGTTTGGTATCATGCTTGTACGAAAGCGGAGGAAAAGGAATCGGTGAGAATTTCCTTGATTCCAGCCAATGAACTGTGGTTGTATAAATAGCAACTGCTTCTTCAGGTGTCACATATGGACCATCTTTCAAGTAGTTGTGTTGTCTCTCTTGTTCTGCCTTAAGCCACAAACGAGTTAATCTTCCAAGATTTTTGCGGCAGACAGTCTTGTCAACTGTAGCACCACGCCGGATACGCTCACGGTTGTAGTGAGCAACATTTGTCCACCAATCAGCCTTGGACTTAACGTAACGGAGTATCATGTTCTCAATAGGAACCGGCAGGCCAGGGACCTTCCAGGGGATATTTGCCTTCCAGCAGCGCCATGCCTCACTAAGATGCTGTAGAATAGTCCGGGCCTTGTTTTGCTTGATGCCCTCTGGCATGGCATCAAGGACATCATGCATAACTGCAGCTCGAAGTTCCAGATCAAAGTGTGACTCAACGCGCTGCTTGGTTACTGTTTTAGCAACTCCTTTTGAATGGCGACCTTCAAACTGCCTGGCCAGCAAATTACCTAGCCACCTTTCAAGCAAGGGCACAATACCACGAAGGAAAAACAGCCACACTCTCCACATTGGAGCCCAAAATCCACAACCAGGTCCTTTTCCAACAGGACCAGTGTTGAACCGATAATATATCAAGTGCTTCAGATCTTTGCACATCCTAATTTGGCGCATCAGCCGATACTTGTACCTGTACATACCGGTCAACTGACCAACATGTGAGAATATGTATTGCAAACCATCAGCCAACTGAAAGGCGTCAACATTTCCCAAGCGAAATTGGATGTTTGCATCAACGACTAGCTTAGTAAGTCGCAGAATCTCACGGCACAAGTGGAATGCATTTCCAAAACGAGATTTCTTTCTCTCCTTTGTTGTGAGAGTCTTCACAGGCTTCAAATTGAAATTGTAGTCTAAGTGAAGATAGTTAAGATTCTTCCTGTGaatcaacaagtttagcatgttGTAGCCCTGCTTGCAAACTTGCAACCCAGCTTCTGCCCAATCAAGCTCtgtagtttgaaagaactttgttGCTTGCAGTGAACGGAAGAGATGTTTCTTCTTCTGTGCTTTAGGAGGCCTATGATGTAGCTCATTGAGCACATAGCACTTCAACAGCTTCTGGTAGCTCACCCGGACTTTAACTGGATATGCTGGTGGGCTGCAAAACAGATATGGATGCAATCATGAAGCAAAGTATACCACAGAGGAAACTATGGAAAGGCATTGTTAACTCGTTGCAGTACTCACCAGTGCTCTTTGAACCACTCGGATACAAGAGGGATATCCTCAGCACGGCGAGTCCTACCAGATCTCATGTTAAATGGCCTTGGAGCAAAAAGTAATGAAATGCCGGCAGCTGTCGTGTCAGTGTAGAGTGGAGTTCCTTTCAAAAGAGGTTCCACATGCTCAGGGAGACTAAAGTCATCTTCGTCTTCCGCTTCACTTGCTTTCTTCTCCCGACGATCAACCTTGCTGGTTGAAGTGATCGGATTTATCAGAGGATCATAATAAAATGCAGGTAAATCTGGATCCTCTGTCTTGATATACATTATCATAGGAGTATGATATATGCAAAGCTTCACTTTCCTGGGTCTGTTATTGTACAAGTGTGGGAACGCAATTCTGTATTCAGTCCGAAGTGGTTGACGGATGATGAGCTTATTGATGTCATTAAATTCATTCCAGTCCTCATCCCCCTTCTCCATATCACGGtacaatggctcaaactttggACCTCCTGCGATCAAAAATTTTAACATCAGTGCATGGTAagaaaatatatgttgtagaagaAAGATAAGTAATGATGGGTTTCCCTCTTTTGATAAAGCATAAGAAAACACATTAAGGAAAATACAAGTTCTGGATGCTTATGTTTTCACAAAACCCTGCTAACACTATAAGAGTCAGATACTAGGTGGGAGAAATTTTGAATTAACCAACAAATCAAAAGCTACAACTGTTATGCTAATCA contains:
- the LOC124701609 gene encoding pre-mRNA-processing-splicing factor 8A-like; protein product: MAAVPPPPGMAGAAPPPPPPPPATVLPQAGQPLEPAELEALLVEKARKWHQLNSKRYGDKRKFGFVEAQKEDMPPEHVRKIIRDHGDMSSKKYRHDKRVYLGALKFVPHAVYKLLENMPMPWEQVRNVKILYHITGAITFVNEIPWVVEPIYLAQWGSMWIMMRREKRDRRHFKRMRFPPFDDEEPPLDYADNLLDVEPLEAIQLELDPEEDGAVYQWFYDHNPLVKTKLINGPSYKKWHLSLPIMATLYRLAGQLLSDLIDRNYFYLFDMESFFTAKALNMCIPGGPKFEPLYRDMEKGDEDWNEFNDINKLIIRQPLRTEYRIAFPHLYNNRPRKVKLCIYHTPMIMYIKTEDPDLPAFYYDPLINPITSTSKVDRREKKASEAEDEDDFSLPEHVEPLLKGTPLYTDTTAAGISLLFAPRPFNMRSGRTRRAEDIPLVSEWFKEHCPPAYPVKVRVSYQKLLKCYVLNELHHRPPKAQKKKHLFRSLQATKFFQTTELDWAEAGLQVCKQGYNMLNLLIHRKNLNYLHLDYNFNLKPVKTLTTKERKKSRFGNAFHLCREILRLTKLVVDANIQFRLGNVDAFQLADGLQYIFSHVGQLTGMYRYKYRLMRQIRMCKDLKHLIYYRFNTGPVGKGPGCGFWAPMWRVWLFFLRGIVPLLERWLGNLLARQFEGRHSKGVAKTVTKQRVESHFDLELRAAVMHDVLDAMPEGIKQNKARTILQHLSEAWRCWKANIPWKVPGLPVPIENMILRYVKSKADWWTNVAHYNRERIRRGATVDKTVCRKNLGRLTRLWLKAEQERQHNYLKDGPYVTPEEAVAIYTTTVHWLESRKFSPIPFPPLSYKHDTKLLILALERLKESYSVAVRLNQLQREELGLIEQAYDNPHEALSRIKRHLLTQRAFKEVGIEFMDLYSYLIPVYEIEPLEKITDAYLDQYLWYEGDKRHLFPNWVKPADSEPPPLLVYKWCQGMNNLQDIWDTSDGQCVVMLQTKFEKFFDKIDLTLLNRLLRLVLDHNIADYVTAKNNIVLSYKDMSHTNSYGLIRGLQFASFIVQYYGLVLDLLLLGLTRASEIAGPPQMPNEFLTYTDTKVETRHPIRLYSRYIDKVHIMFRFTHEEARDLIQRYLTEHPDPNNENMVGYNNKKCWPRDARMRLMKHDVNLGRSVFWDMKNRLPRSITTLEWENSFVSVYSKDNPNLLFSMSGFEVRILPKIRMTQEAFSNTKDGVWNLQNEQTKERTAIAFLRVDDEHMKVFENRVRQILMSSGSTTFTKIVNKWNTALIGLMTYFREATVHTQELLDLLVKCENKIQTRIKIGLNSKMPSRFPPVIFYTPKEIGGLGMLSMGHILIPQSDLRYSKQTDVGVTHFRSGMSHEEDQLIPNLYRYIQPWESEFIDSQRVWAEYALKRQEAQSQNRRLTLEDLEDSWDRGIPRINTLFQKDRHTLAYDKGWRVRTDFKQYQVLKQNPFWWTHQRHDGKLWNLNNYRTDVIQALGGVEGILEHTLFKGTYFPTWEGLFWEKASGFEESMKYKKLTNAQRSGLNQIPNRRFTLWWSPTINRANVYVGFQVQLDLTGIFMHGKIPTLKISLIQIFRAHLWQKIHESVVMDLCQVLDQELDALEIETVQKETIHPRKSYKMNSSCADVLLFAAHRWQMSKPSLVSESKDVFDQKASNKYWIDVQLRWGDYDSHDIERYTRAKFMDYTTDNMSIYPSPTGVMIGLDLAYNLHSAFGNWFPGSKPLLQQAMNKIMKSNPALYVLRERIRKGLQLYSSEPTEPYLSSQNYGEIFSNQIIWFVDDTNVYRVTIHKTFEGNLTTKPINGAIFIFNPRTGQLFLKVIHTSVWAGQKRLGQLAKWKTAEEVAALVRSLPVEEQPKQIIVTRKGMLDPLEVHLLDFPNIVIKGSELQLPFQACLKIEKFGDLILKATEPQMVLYNIYDDWLKSISSYTAFSRLVLILRALHVNNEKAKMLLKPDKTIVTEAHHIWPTLTDEQWLKVECALRDLILSDYAKKNNVNTSALTQSEIRDIILGAEIAPPSQQRQQIAEIEKQSRETTQLTAVTTRTTNVHGDELIITTTSPYEQAAFASKTDWRVRAISATNLYLRVNHIYVNSDDIKETGYTYIMPKNILKKFICIADLRTQVAGFLYGLSPQDNPQVKEIRCISIPPQHGTHQMVTLPANLPEHEFLADLEPLGWMHTQPNEAPQLSPQDLTSHAKILENNKQWDGEKCIILTCSFTPGSCSLTAYKLTPSGYEWGRSNKDNGSNPHGYLPTHYEKVQMLLSDRFLGFYMVPDNAPWNYNFMGVKHDPMMKYNMKLGTPRDFYHEDHRPTHFLEFSNIDEGEAAEGDREDTFS